The following proteins come from a genomic window of Flavobacterium eburneipallidum:
- a CDS encoding DUF2805 domain-containing protein, whose protein sequence is MKKSNRKELTWEQTEKLVTFALEERNPFEIIKKEFGLAEKEVLEIMKKKMPAEKFEMWKKKAIATKPKPKPAKIDDFDEDLDGKYYIKNKLD, encoded by the coding sequence ATGAAAAAGAGTAATCGCAAAGAATTGACTTGGGAACAAACAGAAAAACTGGTTACGTTTGCCTTGGAAGAAAGAAACCCTTTTGAAATCATAAAAAAAGAATTTGGTTTAGCCGAAAAAGAGGTTCTTGAAATTATGAAAAAGAAGATGCCCGCAGAGAAATTTGAAATGTGGAAAAAGAAAGCAATTGCAACCAAACCGAAACCAAAACCCGCAAAAATTGACGATTTTGACGAAGATTTAGACGGCAAATACTACATAAAAAACAAACTCGATTAA
- a CDS encoding EamA family transporter, which produces MTKNSVLKGVFLVGFGATSYGMLATFVKLAYQEGFTTPEVTVAQSLIGIIGMLLINTFLKLKKGKEVVEASKKNILQLIIAGTSIGFTSVFYYLSLNYIPVSIAIVLLMQTVWMGVVFEMFLEKKQPSVQKIIAVLIVLFGTVLATNLIENSIAISWIGILFGLAAAASFTATMIGANRVALGISSSQRSLYMLIGGAIVTLVFAFATHSTPFNFDVFLKWGIVLALFGTIIPPLLFTNGFPLTGIGLGSIVSALELPVSVLMAYFILNETVNATQWLGIILIIFAIVIMNIDYKRFTK; this is translated from the coding sequence ATGACAAAAAATAGCGTACTCAAAGGAGTTTTTCTTGTTGGATTTGGCGCAACCAGTTATGGCATGCTTGCTACTTTTGTAAAACTTGCTTACCAAGAAGGCTTTACCACTCCAGAAGTTACCGTTGCACAATCGCTGATTGGAATTATTGGAATGTTGCTAATCAACACTTTTCTTAAATTAAAAAAAGGAAAAGAGGTTGTTGAAGCGTCTAAAAAAAATATTTTACAGTTAATAATTGCTGGAACTTCCATCGGTTTTACTAGTGTTTTTTATTACTTGAGCCTGAATTATATTCCTGTTTCTATCGCAATAGTTTTGTTGATGCAAACCGTTTGGATGGGAGTCGTTTTCGAAATGTTTTTGGAAAAGAAACAGCCCTCTGTCCAAAAAATAATCGCAGTACTAATTGTATTATTTGGAACTGTTTTGGCAACGAATCTCATCGAAAATTCCATTGCAATCAGCTGGATTGGCATTCTATTCGGATTGGCAGCTGCGGCATCATTCACGGCAACTATGATTGGTGCTAATCGGGTGGCTTTGGGAATTTCTTCTAGCCAACGCAGTTTGTATATGCTTATTGGTGGAGCTATCGTTACTTTGGTTTTCGCTTTTGCTACTCACTCTACTCCTTTCAATTTTGATGTTTTCTTAAAATGGGGAATTGTTTTGGCACTTTTTGGAACTATCATTCCTCCATTATTGTTCACGAATGGTTTTCCGCTTACAGGAATTGGGTTGGGAAGTATCGTTTCGGCACTAGAATTACCAGTTTCTGTATTGATGGCTTATTTCATCTTGAACGAAACAGTAAACGCAACACAATGGCTAGGAATTATCCTCATTATTTTTGCCATTGTGATTATGAACATTGATTACAAGCGGTTTACAAAATAA